In Nitrospira sp., a single genomic region encodes these proteins:
- a CDS encoding flagellar hook-length control protein FliK has product MGRSQAESDETDVPMSSDESAPTTTASPASGAARDEQAGDRSAEPSRHDSDAVTASPLPDVTTQSVLLALIAQPIAETEGTAMMQTLSDEQTNNPVESVMPSVMEDGTSLPVTAADSSTFPQIEKKEMTGKPADPTTAIQAGTGLLAADDTNMLQSASTDQDATLRSPVQPTPEDLRHLQQEKSTFPLTRDERPQASSNSEVQTEFMVQPNDQRSQVRDDPNAVKALAAEQIQQPEDNRPVVLERPIPAQQAPEPKEDVVSRRLAVPSTGWQEPTQQDDERGMEWSGRDHRERQAADQAMAQSATPEVSAPATPSHSSLMTNGVDHRAFSSAPSAKLPADTQPATPTLPVQPTDWMPGPSTNQTKSMMLELSQADLGRVNIRVAVNQDTVHTHFVSERNELGQYLMNGQDRLQSALNASGLDLGRFQVDIDRQSAGRSFQEPTSQGQSHGHTPQGEGRNSGPGREEAARDTAPRRGMLNLVA; this is encoded by the coding sequence ATGGGGCGCAGCCAGGCAGAGAGCGACGAGACCGATGTCCCCATGTCTTCGGACGAGTCGGCGCCCACAACAACGGCATCGCCGGCCTCCGGCGCAGCCAGGGATGAACAGGCGGGCGACAGGTCGGCTGAACCTTCCCGGCACGACTCCGATGCCGTCACCGCATCGCCATTGCCCGATGTGACGACCCAAAGCGTTTTACTCGCTCTGATCGCCCAGCCCATTGCCGAAACCGAGGGGACGGCCATGATGCAGACCTTATCGGATGAACAGACGAACAACCCCGTGGAGTCCGTGATGCCTTCTGTCATGGAGGACGGGACATCGTTGCCGGTCACGGCGGCGGACTCCTCCACATTTCCACAGATCGAGAAGAAAGAGATGACGGGGAAGCCCGCAGACCCCACGACAGCCATTCAAGCAGGGACAGGCCTTCTCGCTGCTGACGATACGAACATGCTGCAGAGTGCTTCGACGGACCAGGATGCCACGTTGAGGAGTCCGGTTCAGCCGACTCCCGAGGACCTTCGCCATCTTCAGCAGGAGAAATCGACATTCCCGCTCACCCGTGATGAACGACCGCAGGCTTCATCGAACAGTGAGGTGCAAACTGAGTTCATGGTCCAGCCGAATGATCAGCGCTCTCAAGTGCGGGATGATCCGAATGCCGTAAAAGCGCTCGCAGCCGAGCAGATTCAGCAGCCAGAAGACAATCGACCAGTTGTCCTGGAGCGCCCGATTCCGGCACAACAGGCCCCTGAACCTAAAGAAGATGTAGTGTCTCGTCGGCTGGCGGTTCCCTCGACCGGTTGGCAGGAGCCCACACAGCAGGATGATGAACGCGGGATGGAATGGTCCGGCCGCGACCATCGCGAACGCCAGGCGGCAGATCAGGCCATGGCACAGTCCGCTACGCCGGAGGTCTCTGCGCCGGCGACGCCATCACACTCCTCGCTGATGACCAACGGGGTGGATCACCGGGCGTTTTCTTCCGCGCCTTCGGCCAAGCTTCCCGCCGACACCCAGCCTGCGACGCCAACTCTTCCTGTTCAACCGACCGATTGGATGCCAGGCCCTTCAACGAACCAGACCAAGTCGATGATGCTAGAGCTTTCTCAAGCCGATCTGGGTCGGGTGAATATTCGCGTCGCGGTCAATCAGGATACCGTGCACACGCATTTCGTATCAGAGCGGAACGAGTTAGGACAGTATCTGATGAATGGGCAAGACCGACTGCAGTCAGCGTTGAACGCGTCAGGATTGGATCTGGGGCGATTCCAGGTCGACATTGATCGCCAGAGCGCCGGACGGTCCTTCCAAGAGCCGACATCCCAGGGACAGTCTCATGGCCATACGCCACAGGGAGAAGGGCGGAACTCAGGACCGGGGCGTGAAGAGGCGGCGCGCGACACTGCCCCGCGCCGCGGCATGTTGAATCTTGTGGCATAG
- a CDS encoding flagellar hook capping FlgD N-terminal domain-containing protein, with protein MATITPATSQTTPGVTTPASGGIAGALSGNQQLGQNDFLKLLVTQLKNQDPLKPMDNTAFVAELAQFSQLDQSTKQVQLLEKSIAQQTDSMQYTLLPMIGRNVQVEGSLIDLNNGPAKLTYALEREATTVRVTIQDKQGKAIRILDLGTQSAGKQEVQWDGHNQNGQAMPNGTYQYQVLAKDAKGGAVIAAPSSILKISGVRMVNGTPQLAAGDFVIDRKDIIELR; from the coding sequence ATGGCAACCATTACCCCAGCAACATCACAAACGACCCCCGGTGTCACGACCCCAGCGAGCGGCGGGATCGCCGGCGCGTTGAGCGGGAACCAACAACTGGGCCAGAACGATTTCCTCAAGCTCTTGGTCACGCAGCTGAAGAATCAGGACCCACTGAAGCCGATGGACAATACTGCGTTTGTTGCGGAGTTGGCCCAATTCAGTCAGTTGGACCAGAGCACCAAGCAAGTCCAACTGTTGGAAAAGAGTATTGCGCAACAAACGGATTCGATGCAGTACACCTTGTTGCCGATGATTGGGCGCAACGTGCAGGTCGAAGGCTCGCTTATTGACTTGAACAACGGACCGGCAAAACTCACCTACGCGTTGGAGCGCGAAGCGACCACCGTGCGGGTGACCATTCAGGACAAGCAGGGAAAGGCCATTCGCATTCTCGACTTGGGTACACAGAGCGCCGGCAAGCAGGAAGTACAGTGGGACGGGCACAATCAGAACGGTCAAGCGATGCCGAACGGAACCTATCAGTATCAAGTCCTGGCAAAGGACGCGAAAGGTGGAGCGGTCATCGCGGCCCCGAGTTCCATCTTGAAAATCTCCGGTGTGCGGATGGTCAATGGAACCCCGCAGCTTGCCGCCGGGGACTTTGTGATCGACCGCAAAGACATTATTGAACTGCGATAA
- a CDS encoding flagellar hook protein FlgE → MGILSSLFAGVSGLNANGTALSVIGNNIANLSTVGFKGSRATFADLISSSISGGSGSVQTGIGVALTSVQGDFTQGSLATSSNVLDLAIDGNGFFVMKDAQNGTFYGRNGLFRLNKDSVVVDPTGFKLQGFLADTTGTITGNIGDIALPTTTASPNPTTTALLAANLNSGTPTTGIRANIIGSSASVTTSAAGNNAFTINLNGDGVQTVTVANGLTGSALASAIQSAVRSLTATNPYLQSAYDGFEATVGASNIFTFRSGISGTTNDVATNTSTVVVAASGANTLAANLNMLAGASTTGTDFNVSDPVGTSNFTTSLTVYDSLGNDHLLTTYFTKVGANTWNYNVVSPTVDINTANYHSSNIDSTLGIVRVGAGTLTFGTDGTLQREGPVIRFDTNTAAGTVGTTAGELQIDFVGATQDQLIAFNFGDSVITDGGNGLTGSTQFGSTSALVQQTQDGYAAGSLQAFSVDTNGTISGRFSNGQLRALAQVVLARFPDPIGLTRTGKNTFAESGNSGQPVTGSPDSAGLGRVLANSLELSNVDLGQSFIDMIAAQRGFQANSRVITTSDEILQELVNLKR, encoded by the coding sequence ATGGGTATTCTGTCGTCCCTGTTTGCCGGTGTCAGCGGTCTCAATGCCAACGGCACGGCGTTGTCGGTCATCGGTAACAACATCGCCAATCTCAGCACTGTCGGGTTCAAGGGGAGTCGTGCGACTTTTGCCGACTTGATCAGTTCCTCGATCTCGGGAGGGTCAGGTTCAGTGCAGACCGGAATCGGTGTGGCCCTCACCTCCGTGCAGGGGGATTTCACCCAGGGCTCGCTGGCGACCTCTTCAAACGTGCTCGATCTGGCGATCGACGGCAACGGGTTCTTTGTCATGAAAGATGCGCAGAACGGGACGTTCTATGGACGGAACGGCCTCTTCCGCTTGAACAAAGACAGTGTCGTGGTTGACCCGACCGGATTCAAACTGCAGGGGTTCCTCGCTGACACGACCGGGACCATTACCGGCAATATCGGGGACATCGCCTTGCCGACCACCACGGCGTCGCCAAACCCCACGACCACGGCACTACTGGCCGCCAACTTGAACTCCGGCACGCCGACGACCGGCATCCGAGCCAACATTATCGGATCGTCCGCTTCGGTGACGACCTCGGCAGCCGGCAATAATGCCTTTACCATCAATCTGAACGGCGATGGAGTCCAGACCGTGACGGTTGCGAACGGCCTGACTGGGTCGGCGCTCGCCAGCGCCATCCAGAGCGCCGTGCGCAGCTTGACGGCAACGAACCCGTACTTGCAATCGGCCTATGATGGTTTTGAAGCCACAGTGGGCGCCAGCAATATCTTTACATTCCGATCCGGTATCTCGGGCACAACCAACGATGTAGCCACCAATACCAGTACTGTGGTGGTCGCCGCCAGCGGCGCCAACACGCTGGCTGCAAACTTGAACATGCTCGCGGGCGCCTCAACCACCGGCACAGATTTCAATGTGAGCGATCCAGTCGGCACGTCCAACTTCACCACATCGCTCACCGTCTACGACTCACTGGGAAACGACCATCTGCTGACCACCTATTTCACCAAGGTCGGAGCGAACACCTGGAATTATAATGTGGTGTCACCCACCGTTGATATCAATACGGCTAACTACCACTCCAGCAATATCGATTCGACACTCGGAATCGTTCGAGTCGGAGCCGGAACATTGACGTTCGGGACCGATGGGACACTACAGCGTGAAGGGCCGGTGATTCGGTTCGATACGAATACAGCCGCGGGGACAGTGGGAACCACAGCGGGAGAACTTCAGATCGACTTTGTCGGAGCCACGCAAGACCAGCTCATAGCGTTCAATTTCGGCGACAGCGTCATTACGGACGGAGGGAACGGCCTCACCGGATCGACGCAATTCGGCTCCACTTCCGCATTGGTCCAGCAGACCCAGGACGGGTATGCCGCCGGATCTCTTCAGGCCTTTAGCGTCGATACGAACGGCACCATCAGCGGCCGGTTCTCCAATGGACAACTGCGCGCGTTGGCTCAGGTGGTTCTTGCGAGGTTCCCGGATCCGATCGGCTTGACCCGGACCGGCAAGAACACCTTCGCCGAATCAGGAAATTCCGGCCAGCCGGTCACAGGCTCTCCGGATAGTGCGGGCCTGGGACGGGTGCTCGCGAATTCACTGGAGCTCTCGAACGTCGATCTCGGTCAAAGCTTCATCGATATGATTGCCGCGCAACGGGGTTTCCAGGCTAACTCCCGCGTCATCACGACGTCAGACGAAATCCTTCAAGAACTCGTGAATTTGAAACGGTAA
- a CDS encoding flagellar basal body-associated FliL family protein, which yields MSDEPAATPEAGKPAAPAPALPIKLLIIVVAAALVAGLGGAFVIVKFMGGHSSGGGEAGDEHKTEAVAKSEGHGEPAGKGAAGAAPGVVFDLDPFIVNLADAPDIRYLKMTIKLEVENEGVSANLAARIPQLRDTILVLLSSKDSTSIRSPQGKFQLRDEITQRINGLLPKPGVKTAYFTDFVVQ from the coding sequence ATGTCAGACGAACCAGCAGCAACCCCAGAAGCAGGCAAGCCTGCAGCACCGGCGCCCGCGCTTCCTATTAAGCTTCTCATTATCGTTGTCGCCGCGGCGCTCGTCGCCGGACTCGGCGGCGCTTTTGTGATCGTGAAATTCATGGGCGGTCACAGTAGCGGAGGAGGAGAGGCAGGGGATGAACATAAGACAGAAGCCGTAGCCAAGTCGGAGGGACATGGCGAACCGGCCGGAAAGGGCGCCGCCGGAGCTGCGCCAGGCGTCGTGTTCGATCTGGACCCGTTCATTGTCAATCTCGCCGACGCGCCGGATATCCGCTACCTCAAGATGACTATTAAGTTAGAGGTGGAGAATGAAGGGGTTTCGGCGAATCTCGCCGCTCGCATTCCTCAATTGCGCGACACCATCCTGGTGTTGCTGTCGAGCAAAGACTCTACGTCGATTCGGAGTCCGCAAGGCAAATTCCAACTCCGCGATGAGATTACCCAGCGGATCAACGGCCTGCTGCCTAAGCCAGGCGTGAAAACCGCCTACTTTACGGATTTCGTCGTCCAGTAG
- the fliM gene encoding flagellar motor switch protein FliM, translated as MEKILSQDEIDALLNGVVSGEVETAPPAEAAAEATTGVKGYDLLNQERIIRGRMPTLEMINDRFVRRQAVAWTGVLREAIEFVVVGTQVIKFGEFLKKIPMPSSLNVFHMAPLRGSGLFVMDAFLVYLLVDYFFGGKGQTHVKPEGRDFTAVQIRMIKKLLMLALADLEKAWQAIMPVKVDYVRSESNPQFAMVVTASEVVIVVTLQVIIGETTRDLFVVYPYSMLEPIKEKLYSGLVSDQLEQDGSWNSKFRDLIHECELPIAVKLGSTTVTVQDVLNFAPGDVVMLDQRPGDPLECYVEDYLKFLGSPGVFKGNHACRVTKVLT; from the coding sequence ATGGAAAAGATTCTTTCACAAGATGAGATCGATGCGCTGTTGAACGGCGTGGTCTCCGGCGAGGTCGAAACAGCGCCACCGGCGGAAGCTGCGGCTGAAGCGACCACCGGCGTGAAGGGGTACGATCTCCTCAATCAGGAACGCATTATCCGGGGACGCATGCCGACCCTGGAGATGATTAACGACCGGTTTGTCCGACGCCAGGCCGTGGCGTGGACCGGCGTGTTGCGCGAAGCGATTGAATTTGTGGTGGTCGGAACGCAGGTGATCAAATTCGGCGAGTTTCTGAAAAAGATTCCGATGCCATCGTCCCTCAACGTCTTTCACATGGCTCCCCTGCGAGGCAGCGGGCTGTTTGTGATGGATGCCTTTCTGGTCTACCTCCTGGTCGATTATTTTTTCGGCGGCAAGGGACAAACTCATGTGAAGCCGGAGGGGCGTGATTTTACAGCCGTCCAAATACGCATGATCAAGAAGCTGCTCATGCTGGCGCTCGCCGATCTTGAGAAAGCCTGGCAGGCGATTATGCCGGTGAAAGTGGACTATGTGCGCTCCGAGAGCAACCCCCAATTTGCCATGGTCGTGACGGCCTCAGAGGTCGTCATCGTGGTGACGCTGCAAGTCATCATCGGCGAGACCACGCGGGATTTGTTCGTGGTGTATCCCTATTCGATGCTCGAACCCATTAAGGAAAAGCTCTACTCGGGGCTGGTGTCGGATCAGTTGGAACAGGATGGATCCTGGAACAGCAAATTCCGCGACTTGATCCACGAGTGCGAACTGCCGATCGCCGTGAAGCTCGGTTCCACCACCGTCACCGTCCAGGACGTGCTGAATTTCGCGCCCGGCGATGTGGTGATGCTGGACCAGCGCCCCGGTGATCCGTTGGAGTGTTATGTCGAGGATTATCTCAAGTTTCTGGGAAGCCCTGGGGTATTTAAGGGGAATCACGCCTGTCGCGTCACGAAGGTGCTGACTTAA
- the fliN gene encoding flagellar motor switch protein FliN has product MADDDANQSADTTTQEPVAATPASFPPVTNTAVAEQTKNIDFILDIPMKVSIYVGSTKMAIRDLLQLAQGSVIELDKLAGEPMEVMVNNKLVAKGEVVVVNEKFGIRLTDVVSAAERVKQLA; this is encoded by the coding sequence ATGGCTGACGACGATGCCAATCAATCCGCTGACACCACGACTCAGGAGCCGGTCGCCGCAACGCCGGCCTCGTTTCCGCCGGTGACGAACACCGCGGTGGCGGAACAGACGAAGAATATCGATTTCATCCTCGATATTCCGATGAAGGTATCCATCTATGTCGGCTCGACGAAGATGGCCATTCGCGACCTCTTGCAGCTCGCGCAGGGCTCGGTCATCGAACTCGATAAGTTGGCCGGGGAACCGATGGAGGTCATGGTGAACAATAAGCTGGTGGCCAAAGGCGAAGTGGTGGTGGTGAATGAAAAGTTCGGTATCAGGCTCACCGATGTGGTGAGCGCAGCGGAACGTGTCAAGCAGCTGGCCTAA
- a CDS encoding flagellar biosynthetic protein FliO → MGRTILALGTVLLLMGAVAWVARRVFSQRIGTPGGTPLIQVIANSYLAPRQSIALVAIAGQYFAVGVTSETLIPLGRIEATEHLATLVSASGQTGTSCGISPHNLLSADWWQHVANVFGQGKQGGPHV, encoded by the coding sequence ATGGGCCGAACAATCTTGGCGTTGGGGACGGTCCTGCTTCTCATGGGAGCCGTCGCCTGGGTTGCCCGGCGAGTGTTCTCGCAACGCATCGGCACGCCCGGTGGCACGCCCCTCATCCAGGTTATCGCGAACAGTTACCTAGCCCCACGACAATCGATCGCCCTCGTGGCCATTGCCGGTCAATACTTTGCCGTCGGAGTGACGTCAGAGACGTTGATTCCGCTCGGTCGTATCGAAGCCACAGAGCATCTGGCGACCCTCGTATCAGCCTCCGGTCAGACCGGTACGTCGTGCGGAATCTCTCCTCACAACCTTCTGTCGGCTGACTGGTGGCAGCATGTGGCCAACGTATTCGGGCAGGGAAAGCAAGGCGGACCGCATGTATAG
- the fliP gene encoding flagellar type III secretion system pore protein FliP (The bacterial flagellar biogenesis protein FliP forms a type III secretion system (T3SS)-type pore required for flagellar assembly.), protein MYSLTQVATSWTRLMLMGILILLGLGLAAPEPVWAAGPSVSIDLGSDSPKQTAVVIQILILMTVLSLAPALFIMVTSFTRIVIVLSFLRQALGTQSVPPNQVLLALALFLTMFIMAPVGQQVYSEALQPLLAEQLSYEDAWKKGIEPVRGFMLRQLRDKDLELFITLSKIPKPEKLADVPTHVVIPAFILSELRISFQIGFLIYIPFLIVDMVVASILMSMGMMLLPPAVISLPFKLILFVLADGWYLVVGSMVRSFQ, encoded by the coding sequence ATGTATAGCCTGACGCAGGTGGCAACGTCGTGGACCAGGCTCATGCTGATGGGAATTCTGATCCTTCTTGGCCTGGGGCTGGCGGCGCCGGAGCCGGTCTGGGCAGCGGGTCCCTCGGTCAGCATCGATCTGGGATCGGATTCGCCCAAGCAGACGGCCGTCGTCATTCAGATTCTGATCCTCATGACGGTGCTGTCGCTGGCGCCGGCCCTCTTTATCATGGTCACGTCATTTACGCGGATCGTGATCGTCCTCTCGTTCCTCCGCCAGGCCCTTGGGACGCAGTCGGTTCCGCCGAATCAAGTCCTGCTGGCGCTCGCCTTGTTTCTCACGATGTTCATCATGGCCCCTGTGGGACAGCAAGTGTACAGCGAAGCGTTGCAACCGCTCTTGGCCGAACAGCTCTCTTATGAAGATGCCTGGAAGAAAGGTATCGAACCGGTCAGAGGATTCATGTTGCGCCAGCTCCGGGACAAGGACCTGGAGCTGTTTATTACGCTCAGCAAGATCCCGAAACCGGAAAAGCTCGCGGATGTACCGACGCATGTCGTCATCCCGGCCTTCATTCTCAGTGAGCTCCGTATCTCCTTTCAGATCGGTTTCTTGATCTATATCCCATTCCTGATCGTGGACATGGTGGTGGCCAGCATTCTCATGTCGATGGGCATGATGCTCTTGCCGCCGGCGGTCATTTCATTGCCGTTCAAACTCATTTTATTTGTCCTGGCCGATGGATGGTATCTCGTCGTCGGCTCAATGGTAAGGAGCTTCCAGTAA
- the fliQ gene encoding flagellar biosynthesis protein FliQ produces MTPELVTELGRQALETTLMVSAPILGLSLLVGLAVSAFQAMTQLNEPTLSFVPKVLTLFGAILVFLPWMLGIMTSFMTNLLTNIPDYIR; encoded by the coding sequence ATGACACCGGAATTAGTCACGGAACTCGGACGGCAGGCGTTGGAAACGACCCTCATGGTCTCGGCCCCCATCTTGGGGTTGAGTTTGCTGGTGGGCTTGGCCGTGAGCGCTTTTCAAGCGATGACACAGTTGAATGAGCCGACCCTGAGCTTTGTGCCCAAGGTCTTAACCCTCTTCGGCGCCATTCTCGTCTTTTTACCCTGGATGTTGGGCATCATGACGAGTTTCATGACGAATCTCCTGACCAATATTCCTGATTACATTCGCTAG